One Palaemon carinicauda isolate YSFRI2023 chromosome 4, ASM3689809v2, whole genome shotgun sequence DNA segment encodes these proteins:
- the LOC137639128 gene encoding piggyBac transposable element-derived protein 3-like, protein MPVEEEGEGEVNPKRPRVGEWKKDDIDIQPLPDFIHPQPDFLREPYEYFSQFFTAELRDHIVFQSNLYSRQKDVGSNFHISEEDVMVFLGLIIYMGLVPLPSIVDFWAVKTRIPQVADFMSRNRFKAIRSSLHFNDNDQAAGSQDRFFKVRVPFSKVTREFLKVPETPIHSIDEVMVAYKGTRAGNLRQYVAKKPDKWGYKLFCRSSVDGFVHDILMYQGETTFVSHPTQLSEEENAMSVTSKFVVSLVKTIKDPSHAAVYADNYFTSIGLAKYLRSKYGCRYVGTARENRVGHPPLKSVKEMSKKTTQRGTLDYVSSDGILVARWKDNSVVTILSTDVGVNPMGTVERYDRAQKKKVPIPCPSAIQMYNNRMGGIDKSDMLTHLYKTPFRAKRYYMRLFAYLLDLIICNAWILYKRDCLALQTNPKPLKDFRLDISNWLRSFKTSNFRITRNSLGTRDVPLPKRGQRAVLPSIESRQDATALHMPKHVTMRQTCKFCSTAGHIHRSRWMCEECKVALCLTENRNCFALFHKISK, encoded by the coding sequence agtatttctctcagttcttcacagctgaattgagggatcacatcgttttccagtctaacctgtactcaagacagaaggatgtaggcagtaacttccacatatcagaagaggatgtcatggttttccttggcctcatcatatacatgggcctggttcctctccctagcatcgtcgacttctgggccgtgaagaccaggattcctcaggttgcagacttcatgtccaggaaccgcttcaaggccattcgatcatcacttcacttcaacgacaatgaccaggcagcaggctcccaagatcggttcttcaaggtgagagtccccttcagcaaggtcaccagagagttcctgaaagttcccgagactcctatccattccattgatgaagtgatggttgcctacaagggcacaagggctggtaaccttcgccagtatgtagccaagaagcctgacaagtggggctacaagttgttctgccgctccagcgtggatggatttgtgcatgatattcttatgtaccaaggggagacaacctttgtgagccaccctactcagctgtctgaagaggagaatgccatgtctgtcacttccaagtttgttgtctcccttgttaagaccatcaaggacccaagtcacgcagcagtgtatgcagacaactacttcaccagtatagggttggctaagtacctgagatcgaagtatggatgccggtatgtgggaactgccagggaaaaccgagttggacatcctcccctgaagtctgtgaaggagatgagcaagaagacgacgcaaaggggcacactggactacgtctcttctgatggcatcctcgttgcaagatggaaggacaacagcgtcgtgacaatcttgtccactgatgtcggtgtcaaccccatgggaacagtggagcggtacgacagggcacagaagaagaaggttcccattccttgtccatctgccatccagatgtacaacaaccgcatgggtggcatcgacaaaagtgacatgttgacacacctctacaagacccccttcagagcaaagaggtactacatgaggctctttgcttacctcctggacctgatcatctgcaacgcttggattctgtacaagagggattgcttggctttgcagacgaacccaaagcccctcaaggacttccgactggatatctccaattggctgagaagtttcaagacatcaaacttcaggattactagaaattctcttggcaccagggatgtccctttgcccaaaaggggccaacgggcagttttgccaagtatagagtcacgccaggatgccactgccctacacatgccaaagcatgtcaccatgaggcagacctgcaagttctgttcaactgcaggccacatccacaggtctcgctggatgtgtgaggagtgcaaggtggccctttgcctcactgaaaatcgtaattgttttgctttgtttcataagatttccaagtaa